The window AGTCGActcagatttgtctagatacggatatatCTAAACACGTTTTAGTGTTAGACACATCCGTATATAGATAAATCTAAATCAACTacagtattttggaatggagggagtatgtgtcTGCTCGCGGACGATGCATGCATGATGCTTCCAGGTCTGCCTGCAGGCTAGCCGCTTTAAAATACCttgattcattcattcattcatatcaGGTCAGCTCCAACTAAACAACGCTCGGCCGCAACCGCAATATAGTGTTGCTGCTGTGTTGCTTTTTTGTTTTTGTATTGCTCTTCCTTTCGGGCATGGCTAGCTAGCCAGCCCTAGCAGTTTGCCTGCTGGAGCCTGGTCATCCAGGAGAGATGCTAAGCTGTGACCGAATGATTTCTTAAATATAATAATAAGCCTGGATTATGCCCACTAGCAATgcaattagaagaagaagaagaagaagagaacaaTGGCCATGCATGCAATGATGCAAGAGAGGATTATTTTTTCTTGTAATAACCTAACGAGGAAAAAAAATGAAGAGGGGAAGGTGTGCACGTGTGCAGCGCAGGGCCACGCTGTCCTCTCCGGCGCCAGTGGGTGACCGAACCACACTACCCCCACCGCTAGTTTATTCCCTTGCGTACGCGTACGGAGCGGCAACACGTAATTACTTAATTAAAATATAAAATACACAAACAAAAGCGGCTAGGGAAGATTCGCGCGAAAAGCCGCCAACGGACTAGCGGAGACGGAAAACGGTGAGAAAGGGAAAAAGAAAGAAAGGCGCCTTTTTCACCGGGGGGCCGCACGAGGGGCGCGCGGCGGGGcggcctctccctctggtccgacgccggccaccgcgggctcggcgtaCCCGTGCCGCCGACGGGCGGGGCCAAGGAGAGGCCTGACGGCGACGTGGATGTGCGGGTTTGTGCGGCCATGATTGCTGGCTGGCTCTGCAATCCTCTGCCTCACCGCACGCACATGATTTGGCGGAGTGAAAAGAACATAAAACTTACTTTTCTTACCCCCTTTGTTCAGAGTTACTTGTCATGGAAATCGGATGCCTTTAGACGtacttttagttttagatacattcgtttttatttatttctgtgacaAGTAATCGAGACGGAGTGAATAGTATCAACATAAGTTTTTCGACTTGGCGGATATGAACTTAAAAAAAGGACACACGCACCATGTCGCACGCGTAAAGCTATCTAAACTCGATGGAAAAGAGAGTGCACACATATCCTCCGTAGCATACTGTATGTGTGGATAAAATGTTTCTTACTACAAAGATAACAAACAATGTAGTACGTATAATGGACTAAAAAATAACCGTGCGGCCTGTGCAACGGGCCACACCAGCAACCGTGCAACATGTACACCATACTATAGAAGTAACCGCGGCATGTGTAATAGGCTACGAGAGCAACAACACATCGTGTACAAAGGACCACGAAAACATGCGGCACAATGCAACACGTGTAACAGACCACCGAGTAACCACGTAACATGCGTAACAAACTTCAAAATAATCAGGTCATGCGTGTACAACTCACTACAAAAGTCGATGTGCATCATCTATAACACACCAGAAAAATGAACCTGCGGCGGAACCATCAGCATGATCATTATTTCGTTGCTCGTCCAGGATCCGTCACCTCCACATTTCACGAGCATTTTCAAGCAATTTGACACAGCTAGTAATTGCGTGCCTGCAATACACGCTGATATTTGGTAGGCTATCAACTGCACATTGTATTAGGCAGGATATTAGTTTCGCGTCAATTGCATGTGTAGCGACTATATATATTACCATTACGAACGATATTAACTACATGCTAAATACATTAATCATTTAACGCTAGAACAATCTGGATCGTTGGATTGGCATGATTTGATGACTGGTATAGATAGAAGTTTTTCAATGCCCTTTCAAAATGAGCTTTTGGCAGGGCATGAAATCCTTCCTTTTTTTAGGAGAACAGAGAGAAGTAAAGCAGGCAGGGGCAGGATGGTAATTCCGCGGGCGGAGGGCTAATGGCGTGTTTGACTCGGGCAGCGGTATAAGAATCCCCCACTCTAAAAAAATTCAATTAGTTCCATTCAGTAATCATCATAGGCGAGTCGAGTCCCCTCCAGTCCccaaccccctcctcctcctcctcgccgtcgccgccgcgctcGGATCCGGCGCCGCCCAGGGCTCCCCCGCCCCGATCCCGCCGGTccatgccgccgccgcagctcgccgcCTGATCCCGGGAGGCGGGAGCGAGGAGGGGCGGCCGCTCGCTCTTCTGGTCGGGGAGGCGTTCCCCCGCGCCGCTCGGGGGCGGAGGGGAGATCCGCCCGATCCGCTGCTCCGGGGCCGTCTGCTTCGGCGGTGAGGATCCCTGTCCTTGCCTGGACTCTTCTTACTCTGCTCTTGCTTCTGATTTTGCTCTGGTCTCTGATGCGAATCTTCGCTGCTCTCCCTGCCCGTCCATCCAGCTCGTCGGCCGCCGATCGATCCCGTTTCTTCGGCGATGGAGCGTGGGAGCGAGATGAGGCCCGTGCACAACAGCGTCGACACCGTCAACGCGGCGGCCGCGGCCATTGTCACCGCCGGGAGCCGCAGGCAGCCCACCGTGGAGCCGGTTCGTGCTTCAGTCTTGTCCTCTGTGTGACTTTTTGTTATCCTACATGTTGCTACTGGCTGGGTCGTTTAGCGAGCTTGCTCTGATCATTATGCTGTTGCGCTAGAGTCCGCGGTTGCTTAGTAGCTGCATCGTCTGTCTCTGTTTTTGAATTGGAATCGCTGGTTTGGGTACCTCACATAGTCGACTGCTACTTTGTGCCATCTGATTTGTGGCATGACGAGAGCTCGGCATGATTGATGCATCTCGTCATGATATTACATGGTCGCCAACTCACATGTGCATGCCGGGTACCTGCTTGCTGCGTAATAGATACACATTCTGTACAACTATTAAAGTTCAAATGGGAAACACATGTTACAGATTACTGACTCCATGACTCCATGTGGTGCCTGGTAGTACCTGGTTGCTGTGTAATAGGTACATGTTCTGGAGGTTTGCTTGCCTTTTCTTCACTAATTTGACCTGTAATCTTTGGTAACATCGTTTAACAATACGTGGTGGAAGTCTCAGGACTTTTGTGGTTGGCTAAACTGATAGGAAATCAAGTTTTGCACCTGCCCTGTATTCTTTTTGGGAGTTGTAATAAAAGTTTTTTCTTCAGAAGATTATTTTACTGTGTGCCACCTTTGGCGCCAGATGAAACATACTATCAGCACTGAATACTTGCATGGAATTAAGGCCATAGCTGAAACGGTCAGTTTGAATTCTTGAGAGGACCAGATGGGACAAAAATATTCTCTCCTAGCTGGCGATATGCCACCAGCTATTATTTCGGTTTTTAATCCCTGGCGTTAGTTACTCCCTTTTTTAATGCATGGCCTGCTGTTTAGGCATTCGTCCTGTTATGTTAGTTAGTCACAGTTTTGTCTGTTCATGAAAAATTAAGGTAATGTGGTGCACCTATGATTGCTACTCTCCAGTACTTTTAGCTTGGACCACATGAAACAAATGAGTATTCCTAGTGTCCGTCTTATTACAATAGCAGCCGGCACTTGCTGATGTGAGATCCCTTTGTAGTGGAGCTATGATTTCAACCCTGTGACTGTAAGTGAGGGCTAACTAAATAGAAGAAAACAAGTATGTGGTATCTATAGTTACAGTTGTGGCTGGAATTATGGTTTCTCCCTTGTTTACAACTCCATCCGGCTGAGCTATCTGTTGTAATTTTGAGTGACTTGTATGATTTACTTGTACTATTTTTTCGGTTAGTTTCAGGCTAAGCAGCATGATGTTTCACTTCTCTatctttcatcacactcatgactgCAGTAATTGTGTAGCATGGCTCGTATATCGTCTTCTGTTTTCTTAGAGAAGTTACATGTTGTTGGTTATACTGAGGAGCTAAGGGAGACAATTTAGTAAATGTATATGTCTGAGAAAAGTGCACATGATCCTGATTATACATAGGCATTGAACTCTTCAATTCATACTTTATTAAGGTGCCTTGTTTATTTATGAACATTTTATGCTGTCACATGCTATATCCTTTGTTTAAAGACTGCATAGTGGCAACTCTTTGTTTCTGTACTAATGAGCAGTGTTGTTCATTTGCAGAGAAGGAAATGGACTGATTGGTTGAGCGCATACTTCTGCTTTGGAGCTCAAAAGAATGACCGGCGCATCAGCCATGCGGTCCTTGTCCCAGAATCTGCATCTCAGAGGATAGATGCGCCGGCACCAGAAATTCCAAATCATCCACCTCCCCAGGTCTTCCCCTTTGTTGCACCTCCATCATCGCCCGCCTCTTTCCTCCAATCAGGATCTGCATCTATTATACAATCACCAATGGGCCCTCCATCTTTTTCGCCTCGCTCGCCAAACTCTCCGTCACCCACAGGTCCTCCATCCATCTTTGCTATTgggccatatgcacatgagacacagGTAGTCTCCCCTCCAATCTTCTCAGCCTTCACAACTGAACCTTCAACAGCTCCTTTCACTCCCCCACCAGAGTCTGTTCATCTGACAACCCCTTCCTCGCCTGAGGTGCCATATGCAAAGCTTCTGACTTCACTCAACAGCAGCAAGAATGGGGAAAGGGGTGAACTCCACTCATACCATATGTACCCTGAGAGCCCAATAGGGCGTCTCATATCTCCAAGCTCTGCTTGTTCTGGCACCTGCTCCCCATTCCCTGACCCTGAGCTGCAGACTTCCTCACACAGCACTTTCCCCTCCTTCCCAGTTCGTGAGCCCCCAAAGATCCTGGATGGCGAGGGCATTGCTACACAGAAGTTGATACCTCGCCATATGAGGAATGGCGGCTCCCTTTTGGATGGCCACATTACAGCAGCTGTACCGGTCGTGGACTTCTCTGCAAGACTTCAAAACAATGATCATGCTATGGATCACCGGGTCTCATTCGAGCTGACAGTAGAGGATGTCGCCCGCTGCCTGGAGAAGAAGACCGCTGGAGAATCTGCTGCATCATCTTTCCACCTTCCATCCAGCAATACTGGGGATCACTCCAGAGAGTCCAATGAAACAAGGGCAGGGCTGTACGTTGATGAAACATACCATGACCTGCCTGAGAAAGCACGGCGCTCCCTGTCCCTCCGTCTGGCCAAAGAGTTCAAGTTCAGCAACGTCGACGCCCCTCATGTGGAGGAGACAGGCGCgctcgggtccgactggtgggcCAACGAGAAGGTGGCCGCGATCACAACTGAGCCAAGGAAGAGCTGGTCCTTCCGTCCAGTGGCGCAGCCAGGGGTCAGCTAACCGCCGCACTGACCATAACCTTACAACAGGAAGATACAAGTTTCTTTTTGCTTCTTTTGCTCCTGCAACAGTTGCCCCGTTCCCCAGGCGCCATCTTAAAACTGCAGGAGACGCCAAAACCTATGCAAACATTCAGGTTGTAGTGGCAAGTTAAAAGGTTAGATATAGTGGTAAGTAATTCAGTGTCCAGCTAATCATCATTCATATAAAGAGACCAAAGGTGGTGATGCATGCAGATCCTGGAACCCTCCCCCCATGtgttgttgttgatgttgttgttattgtcgtcgtcgtcgtcgttataAAACCAAGACGCAAATACTTTTACCGTCGTAGCGTGTGTTGTAATCCTCTTTTAACTCGCTTGCTGCTGCTGTTGGACTGATGATGCTGTTTATGTATGTACATAATAAACCTAGCCAGAATTGTAGAACTGTTTCGTCTCAGCAGCATCGTCAGATGGAGCCATATTGTACCCTGATGCTCATCTCACATGAGGAATTACTATTCTGCCGTTTGATTGATTGGGGATAGGCATCAGAAAGCACTAGTCTGATGTTCATCGCATGAATCTTCTGTTCCTGTTGGTGATAACATAGAAATTACAAGAAGGATCATGTTATCATCCAGGCTGTGCCTTGGTTGAACCATGTTTCTGATGCCAATATTTTGCCTGGCACCATCGAAGGAGTGCACAGAGGTCGGCAATGGCGCCAATGTTGATATTTTTGTGACGGTGCGCAGCAATTCGGCTCTTCAATTTAACTTTTCTGGGGTGATATATATGTTGTTCTGCTTCAGTTTGCAAGAACCTGAATAAGACCAAAATGACAGAAAGAAAAAGAGAGATCCTGAAAGGGGGCCTTCCCCCTCTTGGAGAAGTCTGCAAATCTCTAGCCGGAAGCTACTACTGTCTGACGCATGAGATGAACCACCAGAGATATCACAAGGAGATCACGAAACGGCAGTAATGGtacactagtactccctccgtaaactaatataagagtgtttagaatactaaagtagtgatctaaacactcttatattagtttacagagggagtaataaccAAATATCATGACCCCCAAGAATCGTCAAGGGGTGCCATTACACCACAGAGTCAGTCTCAACCAgttaaaaggagagagagagagagagagaaatgtatGTCTTTGGAGAAGCAAACAACAACGGCGgcggcagcaacaacaacaacaacaataatatgCGGACGACAACGAGTTCGGTTCTCATCTCGTCCCGTCGTACTAACACGGGGGACAATTTTTGATGATCGTGTCAATCTTGGGTCCTaaccccaaaaataaaataaaatgtggaGGTGAGCTTGTAGGATTGATTAGTGTAGGCCGGCCAGGTGGCAACAGGAGTGCATTAGGTGGCACCAAGCTTCATTGTGAGACATCAATCATGTGGTGatatttttctcctcttcttcttcctggtGGGCCCAATAGGTCAGCATCTCGACCAATCCACATCCCGTCGAAAGCGAGCCGGCGCAGCAGGAAGCAGGAAATATCATTAGAACTGTTCCCCTCCCTCTCCATGATCATCAATAAGGTAAGTTTAAGGAGAAGCAACAGGACATTATTAGTTTTAAGGTGGTGATGATCAATTAATTAAGGACAGGAACATGGGGGGTGTGCATGGCTGAGGGTTCAGACAAGTGACGGATAACGTTGATCCGGCACCAAACATAACCAAACCAACCCAAATCCCATCCCACCACCCTCCACATCAGCAATCAATAATCTAATTCAGCTCCCCCCCTCTCCCTTCGCCGTCGCGCCACCCCCGGTGAACGCGTGCAcacctccatctccatctccatcgccATCGCCGTCTCAGGGCCCGACGGTGTTCTCGCGATTTTCGCCGGTTAATCATTGTGAGGCCTACATTAGTAGGAGACTAGTAGTGATACCAAATGTTACCTCTCTGGTAATAGAATGGTATCCAAGGATGACAGTTACCTCTCTGGTAATAGAATAGAATCCAAGACCCCTTCAAAAAAAGAGAATAATATCCAAGACAGTTACTTCTGTGGCTAATCAACCTGTCAATTTTGTGCCAGCCGAAGGTGAAAGTGACCTCACTAATTACCACCCTAATCATTCTCTaccaccaagtcaagaacaagtctttTTGTGCCAGTACTATAACTTTTCACCTCTCCTTGTCATGCACCATTGCCCAGCCGAAATCAAAGCCCAGTGGTAATCCTAGTTTAAGGAGGGAAACAAGAACAGAAAGAGTGATGCAAAAAAATGTATCTTATTCCCGGCGCCACAAAAATCCAAGGCCGGTCCACCTCCATGGCAAATTCTCAACAGCATCCATCACCATTAATCATGGCCATGCATGTGAGGATGCGGTGAGAGCACCGGAGCAGAGTTGGTCCAGCTCCGCATGTGAAGATATTATTTCTCTGTTTCTGGAAATACAGAAAATATTTTCCTCATTTGGTTGCAGACATCTCCCTGTCCGTCGCATCGACTGGTGGGGAGAGCGGCAGGGAAATAATATCCATGGCGGGCAATCTACTAGGAGGCCATGTGGAGCTCGCCAAGTGGTCAATGCCTCCTTGCCAAGTGTTCCATTGTTAACTTGTTCACCTAGTGGCGACTAGTTTCTCCACGAGCTCCACGAGCAGACCagctcccccctcctcctcctcactcGTGTTCTTGGGGAGGATCCATCCATGGAGATGGAGGCTTCTAGCTGATGAGGCTGGTGGCTTCTAGCTGAGATTGGTACGTACGTGCTGTTGGTGCGTGCATGATTATCGCCGCTTGCGCCCCCACCATTAGTTGGTTGGAGCTCGCTCCGCTTCTTGTCCAGCTCTGTTCTTGCGAGCCGGTGGTTGCAGATCTTAGCTCCTGTTCGTAGCTTGCTAGGCCACAGATTGCAGATTTCTTTCTTTCTAGGTGGAGGATTCGTTAGTTAGGTCGCTCGCTCTTCTTGGATCGAATCTCGAACGACGAGAGGAGATTCTTGCAGATTCACTAGTGTAGAAATTGGATCTTGGGGGGCAATGGCGATGGAGCCGGCGGTCAAGGTGGCGCTGGGGACGGCGGCGTTCGGCATCTTCTGGGTGCTGGCCGTGTTCCCGGCGGTGCCCTTCCTGCCCATCGGCCGCACGGCGGGGTCGCTGCTGGGGGCCATGCTCATGGTGCTCCTCAACGTCATCACCGCCGACGAGGCCTACGCCGCCGTCGACCTGCCCATCCTCGGCCTCCTCTTCGGCACCATGGTCGTCAGCGTCTACCTCGAGCGCGCCGACATGTTCCGCCACCTGGGACGCGCGCTCTCCTGGCGGAGCCAGGGCGGCAAGGACCTGCTCCTCCGCACCTGCGCCGTCTCCGCGCTCGCGTCGGCGCTCTTCACCAACGACACCTGCTGCGTCGTGCTCACCGAGTTCATCCTCAAGATCGCCCGCCAGAACAACCTCCCGCCCAAGCCCTTCCTCCTCGCGCTCGCCTCCTCGGCGAATATCGGCTCCGCGGCCACCCCCATCGGCAACCCGCAGAACCTCGTCATCGCCGTGCAGAGCGGCATCTCCTTCGGTGACTTCGTCTTCGGCATCCTGCCCGCCACCCTCGTCGGCGTCGTCGTCAACGCCGCCATCCTGCTCTGTCTCTACTGGCGGGAGCTGTCCGACGAGAAGTGCGTCGACGTGTCccacgacgcgctccccgccgaggtcgtcgatgaggacgACGTCACCTCCCA is drawn from Triticum dicoccoides isolate Atlit2015 ecotype Zavitan chromosome 6B, WEW_v2.0, whole genome shotgun sequence and contains these coding sequences:
- the LOC119324919 gene encoding uncharacterized protein LOC119324919, which encodes MERGSEMRPVHNSVDTVNAAAAAIVTAGSRRQPTVEPRRKWTDWLSAYFCFGAQKNDRRISHAVLVPESASQRIDAPAPEIPNHPPPQVFPFVAPPSSPASFLQSGSASIIQSPMGPPSFSPRSPNSPSPTGPPSIFAIGPYAHETQVVSPPIFSAFTTEPSTAPFTPPPESVHLTTPSSPEVPYAKLLTSLNSSKNGERGELHSYHMYPESPIGRLISPSSACSGTCSPFPDPELQTSSHSTFPSFPVREPPKILDGEGIATQKLIPRHMRNGGSLLDGHITAAVPVVDFSARLQNNDHAMDHRVSFELTVEDVARCLEKKTAGESAASSFHLPSSNTGDHSRESNETRAGLYVDETYHDLPEKARRSLSLRLAKEFKFSNVDAPHVEETGALGSDWWANEKVAAITTEPRKSWSFRPVAQPGVS